One stretch of Halapricum desulfuricans DNA includes these proteins:
- a CDS encoding ZIP family metal transporter, translated as MERTPTVRGVDLTDGETILGLGSLAAFLAVSTLAVVAGRWKLLAIAWVAFVAMAGGALLGARTSDREPNRLVWGYGLASGAMITSAAVFLVPQAISQHAKIGGFGIAAGVLVGYNAHTIGHRLTHLELPMDTTATELAAHALSAGLIIGVIYGAMPELGLLLGLAIVSHKGPAGYAAARRSTLTGGSALPILLPAAGVGLTAIPVGTVAFPDSAVFNAAVFGFASGVFLHVAMDFLPTCEVGGEIDRLSEHDDHEHAVLDRMRTHALASTTLGGLAVLVAWLAVPA; from the coding sequence ATGGAACGGACACCGACAGTTCGCGGCGTTGATCTGACGGACGGTGAGACGATTCTGGGCCTCGGCTCGCTCGCGGCGTTTCTCGCGGTGTCGACGCTGGCGGTCGTCGCCGGGCGGTGGAAGTTGCTCGCGATCGCCTGGGTCGCCTTCGTTGCGATGGCGGGCGGCGCACTGCTCGGCGCGCGCACCAGCGACCGGGAGCCGAACAGGCTGGTGTGGGGCTACGGCCTGGCCAGCGGCGCGATGATCACCAGCGCCGCTGTCTTTCTCGTTCCGCAGGCGATCAGCCAGCATGCCAAGATCGGCGGGTTCGGCATCGCCGCCGGCGTGCTCGTCGGCTACAACGCTCACACGATCGGCCACCGGCTCACCCATCTGGAACTGCCAATGGACACCACGGCGACGGAGCTTGCCGCCCACGCGCTCTCGGCCGGCCTCATCATCGGAGTTATCTACGGCGCGATGCCCGAACTCGGGCTGTTGCTCGGGCTGGCGATCGTCTCCCACAAGGGCCCCGCCGGGTACGCGGCCGCCCGACGGTCGACGCTGACCGGCGGGTCCGCACTGCCGATCCTGCTTCCGGCGGCCGGCGTCGGCCTGACGGCGATCCCCGTCGGAACAGTGGCGTTTCCCGACTCCGCGGTCTTTAACGCCGCCGTCTTCGGGTTCGCCTCGGGCGTGTTCCTGCACGTCGCGATGGACTTCCTGCCGACCTGCGAGGTCGGCGGCGAGATCGACCGCCTGTCCGAGCACGACGACCACGAACACGCCGTCCTCGACCGGATGCGAACCCATGCGCTCGCGAGCACGACGCTGGGCGGGCTGGCCGTGCTCGTCGCGTGGCTCGCGGTCCCAGCGTAG